In a genomic window of Saccharothrix sp. HUAS TT1:
- a CDS encoding LacI family DNA-binding transcriptional regulator, translating to MSLTRSAAGVPDPRARRVSMADVARRAGVSAQTVSRVSNGHPGVVDSTREQVLAAMQELGYRPNSAARALKYGQFRTIGVILFTLSTVGNSRTLEAIVDHAAEEGYAITLIPVAVPTRDGVLGAFTRLGELAVDAVIVIMENHLLDAATVSLPAGVPVVVVDSDADDRYSVVDTDQVDGAHQAVRHLLELGHRTVWHVAGPEESFAAERRATAWRAELERAGRPVPPLLRGDWSAESGHRVGLALADEPRCTAVFAANDQMALGLLRAFHERGRVVPADVSVVGFDDIPDSGSFVPPLTTVHQDFTEVGRRCVERVLRQVRNEPVEPGTTLVPTRLVLRASTSAPPA from the coding sequence GTGAGCCTGACCAGGTCGGCCGCCGGGGTGCCGGACCCACGTGCCCGGCGGGTGTCGATGGCGGACGTGGCGCGCCGCGCCGGCGTGTCGGCGCAGACCGTGTCGCGGGTGTCCAACGGCCACCCCGGCGTGGTCGACTCGACCCGCGAGCAGGTCCTGGCCGCCATGCAGGAGCTGGGGTACCGGCCCAACAGCGCGGCGCGCGCGTTGAAGTACGGGCAGTTCCGCACCATCGGCGTCATCCTGTTCACGCTGTCCACCGTCGGCAACAGCCGGACGCTGGAGGCGATCGTGGACCACGCCGCCGAGGAGGGCTACGCGATCACCCTGATCCCGGTCGCGGTGCCGACGCGGGACGGCGTGCTCGGCGCGTTCACCCGCCTCGGCGAGCTGGCGGTCGACGCGGTGATCGTGATCATGGAGAACCACCTGCTGGACGCGGCCACGGTCAGCCTCCCGGCGGGCGTGCCGGTCGTCGTCGTGGACTCCGACGCGGACGACCGGTACAGCGTGGTGGACACCGACCAGGTCGACGGCGCCCACCAGGCCGTCCGGCACCTGCTCGAACTGGGTCACCGCACGGTCTGGCACGTGGCCGGGCCGGAGGAGTCGTTCGCGGCGGAGCGCCGGGCGACGGCGTGGCGGGCCGAGCTGGAGCGGGCCGGTCGGCCGGTGCCGCCGCTGCTGCGCGGCGACTGGTCCGCCGAGTCCGGCCACCGGGTGGGGCTGGCCCTGGCCGACGAGCCGAGGTGCACGGCGGTGTTCGCGGCCAACGACCAGATGGCGCTGGGACTGCTGCGGGCGTTCCACGAGCGGGGGAGGGTCGTGCCGGCCGACGTCAGCGTGGTCGGGTTCGACGACATCCCCGACTCGGGCTCCTTCGTGCCGCCGCTGACGACCGTGCACCAGGACTTCACCGAGGTCGGCCGGCGCTGCGTCGAGCGGGTGCTGCGCCAGGTCCGCAACGAGCCGGTCGAACCGGGCACCACCCTCGTCCCGACCCGCCTGGTGCTCCGCGCCAGCACCTCCGCCCCGCCCGCCTGA
- a CDS encoding carbohydrate ABC transporter permease, producing MAPPPPAAVVPGAGAVRAGPPRRRRSWVGWRFVGPFLAVFALVFLAPIGYSIYLSLFRNRLVGGNSFVGLDNYRQVLADPQFWSAVGRVSLFLVVQVPVMLLLALLVALAVDSGRLYGRDFFRLAVFLPYAVPAVVATLMWSFLYGTKFGLIANLEEVFGISLPDPLSPEFVLASIGNVVTWEFTGYNMLILYSALQVVPRSLYESAEIDGASQSRVVLSIKLPALRGALVIATVFSIIGSFQLFNEPSILQKLAPNAITTYFTPNLYAYSLSFSGQQYNTSATVAIVMGVLTMVVAYLVQLRGMRKDGSR from the coding sequence GTGGCACCACCTCCACCCGCCGCGGTCGTGCCCGGCGCCGGGGCGGTCCGGGCCGGGCCACCGCGCCGGCGGCGGTCGTGGGTCGGCTGGCGTTTCGTCGGCCCGTTCCTGGCGGTCTTCGCGCTGGTCTTCCTCGCGCCGATCGGTTACTCGATCTACCTGAGCCTGTTCCGCAACCGCCTGGTCGGCGGTAACTCGTTCGTAGGGTTGGACAACTACCGGCAGGTGCTGGCGGACCCGCAGTTCTGGTCCGCCGTCGGCCGGGTGTCGCTGTTCCTCGTCGTGCAGGTGCCGGTGATGCTGCTGCTGGCGCTGCTGGTGGCGCTGGCCGTCGATAGTGGACGGCTCTACGGCCGCGACTTCTTCCGCCTCGCGGTGTTCCTGCCCTACGCCGTGCCCGCCGTCGTCGCCACCCTGATGTGGAGCTTCCTGTACGGCACGAAGTTCGGCCTGATCGCCAACCTCGAAGAGGTGTTCGGCATCTCCTTGCCGGACCCGCTGTCACCCGAGTTCGTCCTCGCGTCCATCGGCAACGTGGTGACGTGGGAGTTCACCGGCTACAACATGCTGATCCTCTACTCGGCGCTCCAGGTCGTGCCCCGGTCGCTGTACGAGTCGGCGGAGATCGACGGCGCGAGCCAGTCGCGGGTGGTGCTGTCGATCAAGCTGCCCGCCCTGCGCGGCGCGCTCGTCATCGCCACCGTCTTCTCGATCATCGGCAGCTTCCAGCTGTTCAACGAGCCGAGCATCCTGCAGAAGCTCGCGCCGAACGCGATCACCACCTACTTCACGCCGAACCTGTACGCCTACTCGCTGTCCTTCTCCGGGCAGCAGTACAACACCTCGGCGACCGTGGCGATCGTCATGGGCGTGCTCACGATGGTGGTCGCCTACCTCGTGCAGCTGCGCGGCATGCGGAAGGACGGCTCACGATGA
- a CDS encoding carbohydrate ABC transporter permease gives MSAPARTRATPRPRVAPLRTTRPRGSRSPRRSALLTALTALVALYSLVPLVWLLVNATKTQAGLFSSFGLWFDDDFALWDNIGRTLTYDDGIFLRWLGNTLLYVVAGAGGATLLAAVGGYGLAKFDFPGKRAVFAVVIGAVAVPGTALAVPTFLMFSKVDLTNTPWAVVVPSLISPFGLYLMWTFAAEAIPDELLEAARLDGAGEFRVFFRVCLPLLMPGLVTVLLFTSVATWNNYFLPLIMLKDPDWYPLTVGLNAWHAQATTAGGETVFDLVITGSLLTIVPLVAAFLLLQRYWQSGLAAGGVKG, from the coding sequence ATGAGCGCACCCGCTCGGACCCGCGCGACGCCCCGGCCCCGGGTCGCCCCGCTGCGCACCACCCGACCACGCGGCTCCCGCAGTCCGCGCCGCAGCGCGCTGCTCACCGCGTTGACCGCGCTCGTCGCCCTGTACTCGCTCGTGCCGCTGGTGTGGCTGCTGGTCAACGCCACCAAGACGCAGGCGGGCCTGTTCTCGTCGTTCGGCCTGTGGTTCGACGACGACTTCGCGCTGTGGGACAACATCGGCCGCACGCTCACCTACGACGACGGCATCTTCCTGCGCTGGCTGGGCAACACGCTGCTCTACGTGGTGGCCGGCGCGGGTGGAGCGACGCTGCTGGCGGCGGTCGGCGGGTACGGGCTGGCCAAGTTCGACTTCCCCGGCAAGCGGGCGGTGTTCGCGGTGGTCATCGGCGCGGTGGCGGTGCCCGGCACCGCGCTGGCCGTGCCGACGTTCCTCATGTTCAGCAAGGTGGACCTGACGAACACGCCGTGGGCGGTCGTCGTCCCGAGCCTGATCTCGCCGTTCGGCCTGTACCTGATGTGGACGTTCGCGGCCGAGGCGATCCCGGACGAGCTGCTGGAAGCGGCCCGGCTGGACGGCGCGGGCGAGTTCCGCGTCTTCTTCCGCGTGTGCCTGCCGCTGCTCATGCCCGGCCTGGTCACCGTGCTGCTGTTCACGTCGGTCGCGACGTGGAACAACTACTTCCTGCCGCTGATCATGCTGAAGGACCCGGACTGGTACCCGCTGACCGTCGGCCTCAACGCGTGGCACGCGCAGGCCACCACGGCGGGCGGCGAGACCGTGTTCGACCTGGTGATCACCGGCTCGCTGCTGACCATCGTCCCGCTCGTCGCGGCCTTCCTGCTGCTCCAGAGGTACTGGCAGTCGGGTCTGGCCGCGGGCGGGGTGAAGGGATGA
- a CDS encoding sugar ABC transporter substrate-binding protein, with amino-acid sequence MSTALAGALALVLAACGSGGSDQEQPSAQDVRAALDAGGTIKVWAWEPTLKEVVAGFQEKYPKVKVELVNAGTGDKQYTALQNAIAAGSGVPDVAQVEYYALPQFALAKSMTDLRSLGADELDGRFTPGPWTSVHADEGVYGLPMDSGPMALFYNKELFDRHGVPVPTTWEEYVAAARALHAADPEVHITNDTGDAGFTTSMIWQAGGKPYRVDGTTVKIDLADEGSKRFTAMWQQLVSEELVAPVTSWSDQWYQGLGDGSIATLVIGAWMPANLRSGVAAGEGKWRVAPMPQWEAGGKAVSENGGSALSIPEAGANKALAYAFVRYATAEEGVRTRVAGGAFPATTAELTSPEFLNAEFPYFGGQKANEVFSQAAQNVVGGWSYLPFQVYANSIFNDTVGKAYVSGTTLADGLRAWQEASVEYGNEQGFTVG; translated from the coding sequence GTGTCCACCGCTCTAGCGGGCGCCCTCGCGCTCGTGCTGGCCGCCTGCGGTTCCGGCGGCTCCGACCAGGAGCAGCCCTCCGCTCAAGACGTGCGGGCCGCGCTGGACGCCGGCGGCACGATCAAGGTGTGGGCTTGGGAGCCGACGCTCAAGGAGGTCGTCGCCGGCTTCCAGGAGAAGTACCCGAAGGTCAAGGTCGAGCTGGTCAACGCGGGCACCGGCGACAAGCAGTACACCGCGCTGCAGAACGCCATCGCGGCCGGTTCCGGCGTGCCGGACGTGGCGCAGGTCGAGTACTACGCGCTGCCGCAGTTCGCGCTGGCCAAGTCGATGACCGACCTCAGGTCGCTCGGCGCCGACGAGCTCGACGGCAGGTTCACCCCGGGCCCGTGGACCTCGGTGCACGCGGACGAGGGCGTCTACGGGCTGCCGATGGACTCCGGCCCGATGGCGTTGTTCTACAACAAGGAGTTGTTCGACCGGCACGGCGTGCCGGTGCCGACCACGTGGGAGGAGTACGTCGCCGCGGCCCGCGCCCTGCACGCGGCCGATCCGGAGGTCCACATCACCAACGACACCGGTGACGCGGGCTTCACCACCAGCATGATCTGGCAGGCGGGCGGCAAGCCCTACCGGGTCGACGGCACCACCGTGAAGATCGACCTGGCCGACGAGGGTTCGAAGCGGTTCACGGCCATGTGGCAGCAGCTCGTCAGCGAGGAGCTGGTCGCGCCGGTCACCTCGTGGAGCGACCAGTGGTACCAGGGCCTGGGCGACGGGTCGATCGCGACGCTGGTCATCGGCGCGTGGATGCCCGCCAACCTCCGGTCCGGCGTCGCGGCGGGCGAGGGCAAGTGGCGCGTGGCGCCCATGCCGCAGTGGGAGGCGGGAGGCAAGGCCGTCTCCGAGAACGGCGGCAGCGCGTTGTCCATCCCGGAGGCGGGCGCGAACAAGGCCCTCGCCTACGCGTTCGTCAGGTACGCCACCGCCGAGGAGGGCGTGCGGACGCGGGTGGCCGGTGGCGCGTTCCCGGCGACCACGGCCGAGCTGACCTCGCCGGAGTTCCTGAACGCCGAGTTCCCCTACTTCGGCGGCCAGAAGGCCAACGAGGTGTTCTCCCAGGCCGCGCAGAACGTCGTCGGCGGGTGGTCCTACCTGCCGTTCCAGGTCTACGCCAACAGCATCTTCAACGACACCGTCGGCAAGGCGTACGTGTCGGGCACGACGCTGGCCGACGGGCTGCGGGCGTGGCAGGAGGCGTCGGTCGAGTACGGCAACGAGCAGGGGTTCACGGTCGGGTAG
- a CDS encoding beta-galactosidase family protein, protein MGVLGISDDGFTLDGAPFRLISGALHYFRVHPEQWSDRLRKARWMGLNTIDTYVPWNLHEPQRGVVGAEAGLDLPRFVDLAQEHGLHVLLRPGPYICAEWDGGGLPPWLLTEPDIRYRSTDPRFLDAVGSYFAALWPLLVDKLATRGGPVIAVQVENEYGAFGDDAEYLRRLAELLRGNGVDVPLFTCDQPADLARGALPGVLRTVTFGSRVAESLAALREQQPTGPLMCSEFWNGWFDDWGGHHVTRAAADAAATLDEVLTTGASVNLYMFHGGTNFGFTSGANDKGVYRPITTSYDYDSPLSEAGDPTAKYLAFREVIAKHAPVPPGPPPAAGPKLAVPSVELTESALLLDSVGVLGVAKQDARPSTMEQLGQASGFVLYETVLERAGAVLLDVTAFGDRVQVFVAGLPAGVLERERHEHVLALTAPHAGAALALLVENQGRVDYGQAIHDRKGITGPVLLDGVEVGDWTSRALPLDDLAGLRFAPTTETPVGPAFHRGVVHVDTPADAFLSLAGWTKGNAWVNGFHLGRYWSRGPQQTLYVPAPVLRPGANDVTVLELHATRRPVVALVAEPDLGPTER, encoded by the coding sequence ATGGGCGTGCTGGGCATCAGCGACGACGGCTTCACCCTCGACGGCGCCCCGTTCCGGCTGATCTCCGGCGCGCTGCACTACTTCCGCGTGCACCCGGAGCAGTGGTCGGACCGGTTGCGCAAGGCGAGGTGGATGGGCCTGAACACGATCGACACCTACGTCCCGTGGAACCTGCACGAGCCGCAGCGGGGCGTGGTCGGGGCGGAGGCCGGGCTGGACCTGCCGAGGTTCGTCGACCTGGCGCAGGAGCACGGCTTGCACGTGCTCCTGCGCCCCGGCCCGTACATCTGCGCCGAGTGGGACGGCGGCGGGCTGCCGCCGTGGCTGCTCACCGAGCCGGACATCCGCTACCGCAGCACCGACCCGCGGTTCCTGGACGCGGTCGGGTCGTACTTCGCGGCGCTGTGGCCGCTGCTGGTGGACAAGCTCGCGACCCGCGGCGGGCCGGTGATCGCGGTGCAGGTCGAGAACGAGTACGGCGCGTTCGGCGACGACGCGGAGTACCTGCGGCGGCTGGCCGAGCTGTTGCGCGGCAACGGGGTGGACGTGCCGCTGTTCACCTGCGACCAGCCCGCCGACCTGGCCCGCGGCGCGCTGCCCGGCGTGCTGCGGACCGTCACGTTCGGCAGCCGGGTCGCCGAGTCGCTGGCCGCGCTGCGCGAGCAGCAGCCCACCGGGCCGCTGATGTGCTCGGAGTTCTGGAACGGCTGGTTCGACGACTGGGGCGGCCACCACGTCACCCGCGCCGCGGCCGACGCCGCCGCGACGTTGGACGAGGTGCTGACCACCGGCGCGTCGGTGAACCTGTACATGTTCCACGGCGGCACGAACTTCGGCTTCACCAGCGGCGCCAACGACAAGGGCGTCTACCGGCCGATCACCACGTCCTACGACTACGACAGCCCGCTGTCGGAGGCCGGCGACCCGACGGCCAAGTACCTGGCGTTCCGCGAGGTGATCGCCAAGCACGCCCCGGTGCCGCCGGGGCCGCCGCCCGCCGCCGGTCCCAAACTGGCCGTGCCGTCGGTGGAGCTGACCGAGAGCGCGCTGCTGCTGGACAGCGTGGGCGTGCTGGGCGTGGCGAAGCAGGACGCGCGGCCGTCGACCATGGAGCAGCTGGGCCAGGCGTCCGGGTTCGTGCTGTACGAGACGGTGCTGGAGCGGGCGGGAGCGGTCCTGCTGGACGTCACGGCGTTCGGCGACCGGGTGCAGGTCTTCGTGGCGGGCCTGCCCGCGGGCGTGCTGGAGCGCGAGCGGCACGAGCACGTGCTGGCGCTGACCGCGCCCCACGCCGGCGCGGCGCTCGCGCTGCTGGTCGAGAACCAGGGCCGGGTCGACTACGGCCAGGCCATCCACGACCGCAAGGGGATCACCGGCCCCGTGCTGCTGGACGGCGTCGAGGTCGGGGACTGGACGAGCCGCGCCCTGCCGCTGGACGACCTGGCGGGCCTGCGCTTCGCCCCGACCACCGAGACGCCGGTCGGCCCGGCGTTCCACCGCGGTGTCGTGCACGTCGACACACCGGCCGACGCGTTCCTGTCGCTGGCCGGCTGGACCAAGGGCAACGCCTGGGTCAACGGCTTCCACCTGGGGCGGTACTGGTCACGCGGCCCGCAGCAGACGCTCTACGTGCCGGCGCCCGTGCTGCGGCCCGGCGCGAACGACGTCACCGTGCTGGAGCTGCACGCCACGCGCCGTCCCGTGGTGGCCCTCGTGGCGGAACCGGACCTCGGCCCGACCGAGCGCTGA
- the htpG gene encoding molecular chaperone HtpG, producing METLEFQSEARQLLRLMIHSVYSNKDTFLRELVSNASDALDKLRLETFRDKDLVADTSDLHVAIDVDREARTLTIRDNGIGMTREDVVGLIGTIAKSGTAEFLQKLKESKDSAASQDLIGQFGIGFYSSFMVADKVTLVTRHPRSAEGVRWESAGEGTYTIEDVADAPQGTSVTLHLKPADPEDHLADYTSTAKITEIVKRYADFITWPIRMAREDGAEPDTINSRKALWARPASEVSEDEYAEFYRHVSHDWNKPLETIRMHGEGVFEYQALLFIPSQAPLDLFMRERKRGVQLYVKRVFIMDECEELMPEYLRFVKGVVDAQDLSLNVSRELLQHDRQIQLVRRRLVKKVLSTVKGLMADKPESYATFWREFGSAVKEGLLSDHDNRDAILGIASFASTADPEKPTTLAEYVERMKDDQQHIYYMTGDSRATVENSPHLEALRAKGFEVLILTDPIDEMWVDAVPGFQDRQFQSIAKGQVDLETEEEKARAEERQKDFADFLSWMSTTLADQVKEVRLSSRLTTSAACVVGDAHDLTPTLEKMYRAMGQELPPVKRILELNPDHALVDGLHRAFAERGGQDAALAGSAELLHGMALLAEGGDLPDPSRFVRLMSEHLERAL from the coding sequence GTGGAAACGCTCGAGTTCCAGTCGGAGGCGCGTCAGCTCCTGCGGCTGATGATCCACTCGGTCTACTCGAACAAGGACACGTTCCTGCGCGAACTGGTGTCCAACGCCTCGGACGCGCTGGACAAGCTCAGGTTGGAGACGTTCCGCGACAAGGACCTGGTCGCGGACACCTCGGACCTGCACGTCGCCATCGACGTCGACCGCGAGGCGCGCACGCTCACGATCCGGGACAACGGCATCGGCATGACCCGCGAGGACGTGGTCGGGCTGATCGGCACGATCGCGAAGTCCGGCACCGCCGAGTTCCTGCAGAAGCTGAAGGAGTCGAAGGACTCCGCCGCCTCGCAGGACCTCATCGGGCAGTTCGGCATCGGCTTCTACTCCTCGTTCATGGTCGCCGACAAGGTCACCCTCGTGACCAGGCACCCGAGGTCGGCGGAGGGCGTCCGGTGGGAGTCCGCCGGCGAGGGCACCTACACGATCGAGGACGTCGCCGACGCGCCGCAGGGCACCTCGGTCACCCTCCACCTCAAGCCGGCCGACCCCGAGGACCACCTCGCCGACTACACGTCGACCGCGAAGATCACCGAGATCGTCAAGCGCTACGCCGACTTCATCACCTGGCCGATCCGGATGGCCAGGGAGGACGGCGCCGAGCCGGACACGATCAACTCGCGCAAGGCGCTGTGGGCGCGGCCCGCGTCGGAGGTCTCCGAGGACGAGTACGCCGAGTTCTACCGGCACGTCAGCCACGACTGGAACAAGCCGCTCGAAACGATCCGCATGCACGGCGAGGGCGTGTTCGAGTACCAGGCGCTGCTGTTCATCCCGTCCCAGGCGCCGCTGGACCTGTTCATGCGCGAGCGCAAGCGGGGCGTGCAGCTCTACGTGAAGCGCGTCTTCATCATGGACGAGTGCGAAGAGCTGATGCCGGAGTACCTCCGGTTCGTCAAGGGCGTGGTGGACGCCCAGGACCTCTCGCTCAACGTGTCGCGCGAGCTGCTGCAGCACGACCGGCAGATCCAGCTGGTGCGCCGCCGGCTGGTCAAGAAGGTGCTCTCGACGGTCAAGGGCCTGATGGCCGACAAGCCGGAGTCGTACGCGACGTTCTGGCGCGAGTTCGGCAGCGCGGTCAAGGAGGGCCTGCTCAGCGACCACGACAACCGGGACGCGATCCTCGGCATCGCCTCGTTCGCCTCCACCGCCGACCCGGAGAAGCCCACCACGCTCGCCGAGTACGTCGAGCGGATGAAGGACGACCAGCAGCACATCTACTACATGACCGGTGACTCGCGGGCCACCGTGGAGAACTCGCCGCACCTGGAAGCGCTGCGGGCCAAGGGCTTCGAGGTGCTGATCCTCACCGACCCGATCGACGAGATGTGGGTCGACGCCGTGCCCGGGTTCCAGGACCGGCAGTTCCAGTCGATCGCCAAGGGCCAGGTCGACCTGGAGACCGAGGAGGAGAAGGCGCGGGCGGAGGAGCGGCAGAAGGACTTCGCCGACTTCCTGTCGTGGATGAGCACGACCCTGGCCGACCAGGTCAAGGAAGTCCGGCTGTCCTCGCGGCTGACCACGTCGGCCGCGTGCGTCGTCGGTGACGCCCACGACCTGACCCCGACCCTGGAGAAGATGTACCGGGCGATGGGCCAGGAACTGCCGCCGGTGAAGCGCATCCTGGAGCTGAACCCGGACCACGCGCTGGTCGACGGGCTGCACCGGGCGTTCGCCGAGCGCGGTGGGCAGGACGCGGCGCTCGCCGGGTCGGCCGAGCTGCTGCACGGCATGGCGCTGCTCGCCGAGGGCGGCGACCTGCCCGACCCGTCCCGCTTCGTCCGGCTGATGTCCGAGCACCTGGAGCGGGCGCTGTGA
- the helR gene encoding RNA polymerase recycling motor ATPase HelR translates to MSTQGYEDELRSERDYVAGLYQRLDAERARVKGEYDAALLGRGVTPVERDVEVRTLAKEAKRLDVADNGLCFGRLDTASGETSYIGRIGLFDEAESYEPVLLDWRAPASRAFYVATAASPENMRRRRQFHTRGREVVDFTDEALGRPDGDARGDAALLAAVNAPRGEGMRDIVATIQAEQDEIIRLDHPGVLVIEGGPGTGKTVVALHRVAYLLYTQRERMERHGVLVVGPNPSFLNHIGRVLPSLGESDVVFTTTGDLVPGLRVTAEDGPEAARLKGSLQILDVLAAAVADRQRLPEHPVPIELADVTVRIDAETAQWAREEARTSGLPHNEARGVFTEIVTYVLTERAIARIGRGWLDRSDREAWEQLRSDLLKELAVDEKFTAALDELWPVLTPEQVLAPLYASPERLRAAGADQALLRADGEAWTVSDVPLLDELVDLLGRDKSVDRAAERERRAEVEYAAGVLDIQVDRQDSMDDEDHLFASDLLYAEDLADRVVERDTRELVERAAADRDWTYRHVVVDEAQELSEMDWRVLMRRCPGRSFTVVGDLAQRRSAAGATSWGAMLEPYAPGRWVYRSLTVNYRTPAEIMSVAAALLAEFAPDVRPPDSVRACGVRPWSRRVTPDGLLAAVEEFTRDEAGRDGTSVVIGPPDVPGAVPASETKGLEFDAVLVVDPERILADGPRGAAELYVALTRATQRLGVLHRGPLPRALAGLAEVRPVG, encoded by the coding sequence GTGTCAACTCAGGGGTACGAAGACGAATTGCGGTCCGAGCGCGACTACGTGGCCGGGCTCTACCAGCGGCTCGACGCCGAGCGCGCCCGGGTGAAGGGGGAGTACGACGCGGCGCTGCTGGGGCGCGGCGTCACGCCCGTGGAGCGCGACGTGGAGGTGCGCACGCTGGCAAAGGAGGCGAAGCGGCTGGACGTCGCCGACAACGGGCTGTGCTTCGGCCGGTTGGACACCGCCTCCGGCGAGACCTCCTACATCGGCCGCATCGGCCTCTTCGACGAGGCGGAGTCGTACGAACCGGTGCTGCTCGACTGGCGCGCACCGGCCTCCCGCGCGTTCTACGTCGCCACCGCGGCGAGCCCGGAGAACATGCGCCGACGCCGCCAGTTCCACACCCGCGGCCGCGAGGTGGTCGACTTCACCGACGAGGCGCTCGGCCGCCCCGACGGTGACGCGCGCGGTGACGCGGCGCTGCTCGCGGCCGTCAACGCGCCGCGCGGCGAGGGCATGCGCGACATCGTGGCGACGATCCAGGCCGAGCAGGACGAGATCATCCGGCTCGACCACCCCGGCGTGCTGGTGATCGAGGGCGGACCGGGCACCGGGAAGACCGTCGTCGCGCTGCACCGCGTCGCGTACCTGCTCTACACGCAGCGCGAGCGGATGGAGCGCCACGGCGTGCTCGTCGTCGGGCCCAACCCGTCGTTCCTCAACCACATCGGCCGGGTGCTGCCGTCGCTCGGCGAGTCCGACGTGGTGTTCACGACCACCGGCGACCTCGTGCCCGGCCTGCGCGTCACCGCCGAGGACGGGCCGGAGGCCGCCCGGCTGAAGGGCTCGCTGCAGATCCTCGACGTGCTCGCGGCGGCGGTCGCCGACCGGCAGCGGCTGCCGGAGCACCCGGTGCCGATCGAACTGGCCGACGTCACGGTCCGGATCGACGCCGAGACCGCGCAGTGGGCCAGGGAGGAGGCGCGCACCAGCGGGCTGCCGCACAACGAGGCCCGCGGCGTGTTCACCGAGATCGTCACCTACGTGCTCACCGAACGGGCCATCGCCCGGATCGGCCGCGGCTGGCTGGACCGCTCGGACCGCGAGGCGTGGGAGCAGCTGCGCTCCGACCTGCTCAAAGAACTCGCGGTGGACGAGAAGTTCACCGCCGCGCTGGACGAGCTGTGGCCGGTCCTGACGCCGGAACAGGTGCTCGCCCCGCTGTACGCGTCACCCGAACGGCTGCGGGCGGCCGGCGCGGACCAGGCGCTGCTGCGCGCCGACGGCGAGGCGTGGACGGTGTCGGACGTGCCGCTGCTGGACGAGCTGGTCGACCTGCTCGGCCGCGACAAGTCGGTCGACCGGGCCGCCGAGCGGGAGCGGCGGGCCGAGGTCGAGTACGCGGCCGGCGTGCTGGACATCCAGGTCGACCGCCAGGACTCGATGGACGACGAGGACCACCTGTTCGCCTCGGACCTGCTCTACGCCGAGGACCTGGCGGACCGGGTCGTCGAACGCGACACCCGCGAGCTGGTCGAGCGCGCCGCCGCGGACCGGGACTGGACCTACCGGCACGTCGTCGTCGACGAGGCGCAGGAGCTGTCCGAGATGGACTGGCGGGTGCTGATGCGGCGCTGCCCCGGCCGGTCGTTCACGGTGGTCGGCGACCTGGCGCAACGCCGGTCGGCGGCCGGCGCGACGTCGTGGGGCGCGATGCTGGAGCCGTACGCGCCCGGCCGCTGGGTCTACCGCTCGCTGACGGTCAACTACCGCACCCCGGCGGAGATCATGTCCGTCGCCGCCGCGCTGCTCGCCGAGTTCGCGCCCGACGTCCGGCCGCCGGACTCGGTCCGCGCGTGCGGCGTCCGGCCGTGGTCGCGGCGCGTCACGCCGGACGGGCTGCTCGCCGCCGTCGAGGAGTTCACCCGCGACGAGGCGGGCCGCGACGGGACCAGCGTCGTGATCGGGCCGCCGGACGTGCCGGGCGCGGTGCCCGCGTCGGAGACCAAGGGCCTGGAGTTCGACGCCGTCCTGGTCGTGGACCCGGAGCGGATCCTGGCCGACGGGCCGCGCGGCGCGGCGGAGCTGTACGTCGCCCTCACCCGCGCCACCCAGCGCCTCGGCGTCCTGCACCGGGGCCCGCTGCCGCGCGCGCTGGCCGGGCTCGCCGAGGTTCGGCCGGTCGGGTAG
- a CDS encoding M15 family metallopeptidase, with protein sequence MFSPSVRTSLLVGVVAAVLSACGGPGPAATGGPSPAEEDGSIPDAAGISLDQTGHAALRKLDAGLYAAVREAAADAREAGVEFKVTSGWRSKDYQRRLLDEAVIRYGSAEEARRLVSTPEKSAHVTGRAIDIGPTDAADWLIRHGADYGLCRRYANEMWHFELLTSPGGTCPRPLDDASG encoded by the coding sequence ATGTTCAGCCCATCGGTGCGCACGTCCCTGCTCGTCGGCGTCGTCGCGGCGGTCCTGTCGGCCTGCGGCGGCCCGGGACCGGCGGCGACCGGCGGCCCGTCACCGGCGGAGGAGGACGGCAGCATCCCGGACGCCGCCGGCATCTCCCTCGACCAGACCGGGCACGCCGCGCTGCGCAAGCTGGACGCCGGCCTGTACGCGGCGGTGCGAGAGGCGGCGGCGGACGCCCGCGAGGCCGGTGTGGAGTTCAAGGTGACCTCCGGCTGGCGCAGCAAGGACTACCAGCGGCGCCTGCTGGACGAAGCCGTGATCCGGTACGGCAGCGCGGAGGAGGCCCGGAGGTTGGTCAGCACACCGGAGAAGTCCGCGCACGTGACCGGCCGGGCGATCGACATCGGCCCCACCGACGCCGCCGACTGGCTGATCCGGCACGGCGCGGACTACGGCCTGTGCCGGCGCTACGCCAACGAGATGTGGCACTTCGAACTCCTGACGAGCCCCGGCGGCACCTGCCCCCGACCGCTCGACGACGCCTCGGGCTGA